CAACACTTTCCGCAGCCGGGCGCCTTCGTCCGGACGCAGCATGCCCAGCTGCTCCATCAATTCTTGCGTGAAGCTCTCGCGGATCATGGGGATCAGTTCGGGATTAACCTGTATTAGTGCAAACTCTTCAGCGACACGTGCCTCGATGACTGAACATAGGAAGCTGACGCCACCCGCCGAAGCCAGCCTATAGTAGGAGGTTCCACCGCCCGGCCGACCGGAATTCGACGTCGAACCGGTCAGCCGGACCAAACGTCCATCTCGTCGTTGGTAGTAGGCTAGGCCGGTTAGAAGATAGTCGTGCTTCTGTTTGCGAGTCCGATGCTCAATGCGCTTGTCGAGAATCTCCACTCCATGCTCGAAATCCTCCGTCGAAACTAACGGTTCCCCGTTTCCCCGCGTGGTCTTGGGCATAAGTCCATTAGTCTTGCTGACAACCCAGCCGGCATATGCCCAATTGTGGAAGGTATTCGAAAGCGTACTCACATGGCAGCGGCGAGTACCGTCTCTTAGCACTGTGACGAATGCTCCACCACGCTGGCGCCGGTAACCTTTGGCGTGAAGTGCCTCCGCGATTTCCTCCAGCGTCAACTTGTCCGATAGCAGCAGTTCCCACGCTTCGCGCCACATCTGCGCACGTTCAGGGTCAATCTCAATCCTTCGTGTGAACCGACCAAACTGTTTCTTCGCGTCGTGTGTTGTGCGTTCCTCAACGTTGCGGTAACCATCTGGCGCTCGGCCACACCAGCCGCCACTCTGTCGTTTCGCCTGCAGGCCGCCTTTGACGCGAACGCCGAGCAGTGCGGACTCGCGGCGCGCCAGCGTGAACGAGAGCGTGACCAGAATACGATCGTCGGGATCCATCGGATCGAGGTCGGGCGAATTGGCGAAACGCACTGCCACGCCAAACTCGTGTAACTCGTCGATCGCGCGCAATGCTTCCGTATCGTTGCGCCCGAATCGATCAGCGCGCTCAACGATCACATGCGAGAATTTCCCGGCACGCGCATCGCTTAATAGCTGCTGGTAACCTTCACGCCTGGGAGTTTTTCCCGTCAGTACGTCGATGTATTCCCCGACCACCGCCATTTCAGAGCGATCAAGCACGTTTTTTTCTATCGCAAAGCGCTGACGTGCCCGTGACATCTCGGGTTTCTGATTCTCGTCGCTGCTGGTACGCAGATATAGTGCCCAGCCGCGCTGCGGCACAGCAAGCAGCGTAGATTTGCGTTTTGGTCGCGGCATTCCTAATCCCTAGATTGCCCTACGATCCGACGATGAATTCACGATACCGCACTATTCCGGTTCTCTGATTTTTGGGACTTTATTCGTTGCTCTTCTACAGCCTTTGAATGTCCGTGTTTACTTTTTGCCAAAATCTGCGCCACCTTGAGAAGACGAATGACGAGGACCTTACCTTCTATAGCGGCTGACGGGTCGACTTGATGTGTCATCAGCTTATTGCCCCACCGCATCAATCACAGCCAAGGCCGTTGGACCATTTAGGTCAGCCTGCCAATTCGACCGCTCGTGCGCGGCGAAGGCCTGCTTGACGGCGATGCAGACGAGGCTGGCCAACGGGCGATCATCGGCAAGTGCCCACCCTGACAGATGCTGATATAGCGATATCTGCCCGGCAACTCCAATTCGGGCATCTCGAAGGGCTTCGCGATCCATAGCGATTACTCCTGGCGATTCGAAGTCTCACCAGCGTAACCCACCAGCCAAAGGTTTTGGCGCGAATTTGTGGCGTTTCCGTGACACATTTTCCCATTCGGATGAGAAGAAGTCTCACGATGAGAATTTTCGTCACACCGATGTCATGGGTTCGCACTACAGCCTGAACAAACTTTGAGAAAATATTGAGATCTGAATTTTCTGAATAGATTCTGAATTTTCTGAATAAATGTTGAGAATTTGTTGAGATCTTTTGCTCACTGCGTGGAATAAAATGGCAGTCTCAGCGGTGTGCTTAATGACCTGAACGCGAACTGACCTTAGCAAGGAGCCTGAACCGATGTATCCAATTAGGTTGATCTTTATCTCAACCAATGCGCTCACCCGCAGCGGGATAGCTCAGTTGGTCATTCAGGCGGATCAGACCATTGAAGTGGTCGGGGTCTTTTCCGACTTTCCGGCCGCCCGTAAGTTTCTCGACGATCATCCGGTCGATGTCTTCCTGATTGATGAAGCGCTGCCGCGTCATACGAATCTGGTGCAAGAGGTGAAAGCGCTCTGTCTGGAGCATCTCACTGTGGCTACGATCGCCATCCTGCATAGGCCCACCGTGAGTATCGTTCAGCAGCTCCTTTTAAGAGGTGTTCGCGGCATCCTTGAGAAGGACGATAACCTGGAACGCTATCTTGTGCAGGCGATTTTCCTGGGAAAGCTGCGCGGTCTATATCTTTCGCCAGCGATATCTCATCTCATTGACAGGCAGTTCAAGGTTCCTGTAAAGCTCGAGCAACGCCATATTGACGTGCTCAGATTGCTGGCCGATGGACTTCAACCAAAGGAAATTGCGCTGCATGTTGGGATAGGATGCAAAAGCGTCTACCGGATTCTCCAATCCCTTCGAGACACATTCAATGCCCAGAGCAATGCCCATCTGATTACTGTCGCGCATGAAAGCAATTTATTCGAAGCACAAAGTGTTGATTGAACAAAACTCCTGGTCAAATCAGGGTACTCCGTTATCCCCTGGCTAGTCGGCTCTTTGCTAGATGGGCATCCGTCGTCAGAGCTTCTTGGATACAAGGGGCGAAAGACTCATAGACACTTTGATGCGTAAACTTACTCGGCGACGGGTGATGTGACGGGCGCTTTGTGGCGGTGAGTGATAAGCTGCACGACTTCATCCCAGACGAGAGACCTTCCCTTCAGCCCATGGACCTTCCAAGCTGTGCTCGCTTTTGACTGCAGGCCGCGTGTCACTTCGATGTATTCGATACGGTCGATTGTCGGTAATGGTAGCCCATAGGTCTCGCGAAGCGCCTCTGCGGCGCCGTATAGCTGCGCCGCAGGTTCGACCCGGTTCTGGGCGGCGAAGTGAGCGGCAAATTCCTCCAGCGCCGTCACCAGCGCGCTTTTGTCGTCACGCTTGTGACTGAGCATCAGACCGCGGTCAAGGTAGTCGAATGCCGTCTCGATGTCGCCTTCAATCCGCAGCAGTTTACCGAAAGCGATATAGACCCACGTCGTCATTGGAGGGTAGTTCAACTGTTGGCAAAGACGTAACGCTTCTTCGAGGGACGCTCGCACCTGTGGCGCATTGCCGTGATGCAGATCAATACGCGCGAGGCCGACCAACGGCCAGAGGGTCAGATTGATCAAGCCCAGGCTCCTGCACAACGTTAGGCAATTCTCCAGTTTACTCCTCGCTTCGGTCAGGTCGGCGCGGTAGAGCGCGATCCAGCTTTCGCATGTGAGCGCGATCACCGTCCCCAGCATGTCGGCAGCCTGTCGGTACAGGTCCAGGCTCTGCGTGATCAGGTCCTGGGCGGACTCGTATTTGGCCTGCAGCAGCTCCACCCAGCTCAGGCCGGTAAGCGCCCACGCCATCCCCTGCGCGTCCGGTCCCTTGGGCATGGATTGCCACAGGGAGAGCGCCTCGGCGTAGCAGTCCCGAGCCTTCAGCGCTTCACCCTGATAGGTCGCGATCATACCCAGATTGTTCAGCGCCAGCGCCGTGTTTGAATCGTTCCGGTGTTCTCGCGCGATGTGTAACGCCTGTTCGGACAGCGCGCGTCCTTCGATATAGTCGCCCTGATTGACCAACGCCGAGGCCAGTACCAGCAGTGCACTGACGGTTCCTGTCGCGTCGCCCGCAGCTTCATAAAGGCGGAGGCTCTCCCGGTACAAGCTCTGAACGATCTGGTACTCGCCAAGCCAGTCGGCCAACGCGCCTGCACAGTACAACGCCTGTGCGCGCAGCGGACTCGTGAGGTCTTCTGAGGCGTCCAGCACTTCGAAGAGCCGCTGCCGGCCTTCCCGCAGATTGCCCAACCGCAGCCAGAGATCGTACATGCCAATACTGATACGGAGCGCGCTTTCGCGGACGTTGTTTGCCAGTGCCCATTTCAGCGCCGCTCTCAGGTTGCCCATCTCCGCCTTCAGCCGCTCGATACGCTGATCCGGCAAAAGCAAATGGCTCTGTGCAAGCAGACTTTCATAATATGCCGCGTGATAGCGGCCGAGTTCCTGGGCTCCCTGCTCGTCGAGCAGCCCGTGACCATACTCTCGAAACGAGCCGAGAATCACATAGCGGGATTCGTCGCGCTGTGCACTGAGAAGACTCTTGCTACGCAGCGAGATCAGCATCTGTGCGATCTGCGTCCCGGTTATGGCGTCACGCGCGCAGACGGCTTGGGCTGCTTCGAGCGTGAAACTGCCGTTGAATACGCTCAATGAAACGAACAGCGCCTGTTCGCTGGCGTCCAGCAGCCGATAGCTCCAGTCGACGGCCGCCTGCAGCGTCCGATGCCGAGCGGGAAGATCGGATTGTCCTCCGACCAGCAGTTGCAGCCGGTCGTCCAGCCGCTTCAGCAGCTCTTGCGGGGTAAACCGCTTGCTTTGCACGGCCGTCAACTCTATGGCCAAAGGTAACCCATCCATCCGATCACAGATCTGCTGCACTATGGCGGCATTTTCCGGATTGAGCTCAAAATACGGATAAATCGCCTGGGCGCGTTCTACAAACAATTGAACAGCTTCGCTCAACGCATTCATTTCGCCGTGGGCAGACACTGAATGGGACGTTAGCGACAAAGGCGGCACTTCGAAGTTGTGCTCGCCGTAGAGGTCAAATTTCTCCCGGCTGGTGATCAGGAATTTCACGCCACGGGATGCCTTCAGAACTTCAAGTACCTGAGCTGCCGCGGCCTGAACATGCTCAAAATTGTCGAGGATGAGCAGCAGATTTTTGTCCCGCAGGTAACTCTTCAGAGACGATACAAGCTCCTCCTCCGCTTTCTCCCTTATCCCGAAGACTTGAGCGATAGCGCTAATGACGAGTCCCGCGTTATCTACCGTTTGAAGATCGATGAAGTAAATCCCGTCGGTGAAGTGGTGTGGGTCATTGAGGAGTGCTACAAGCTCAAGCGAGAGCCTTGTTTTTCCAATCCCGCCGGGACCTGTGAGGGATATAAGTCTCACATCACGCTTACGAATCATTTTCTCCAATAGCGCTAACTCGCGTTCACGCCCGATGAACGATGTAAGCGGCATAGGAGGGGAACCGTACCCGTTTTGCTGGCTGGCGGGATTGCGACCGTCAGGTGTTTCCACGTCCTGTTTGTCAACCCATTGGTAACCAACCTGAGGCTTGTAGGCATACAGATAATTCTTCTCACTCCCGTAGACCTCACCCCATACGTTTTGCAGCAGGAATTTGTAGGATAGCGTCTGATTTTTGTGCTGAATGAGTACGCGCAACAACGCCGATTCCGTAGGCGTAAACGCAATGGGTTTTCCGCCTTTGCGAATCTGGAGTGTGTCCAGATCGATTTCCAGGTCAGTTTGGATAGATGCCACGCTGTTCCCCCTATGTCTGGAGCGCATCTTGAGAATTTCTTCAGATTGTTGAGCGGATCGCTGTGAAGCTGATCGCCTGAACTGTAACTGTCTGCAATTAATGTAGCGTCATTATCACCAGAGTGAGCAAAAAGCGCCAGCACAAAACAACCTTTGCTGACCTGAATGGGATAAGCGCGACTATCAATGGGGGTGGATCACCCAGAACATGATTGCCGGATACCGAGGCAGAGGATTTTCTTAAGCCGATGCAAATTCTTGTACATCAAATGTCAAAAAGTGTCGTTCAAAGGATCTGGTTTGGCGATACGCTCTGAACAAGGCAAATATGCGAGGGCAAAACCAGATGACAACGCAAATACTGATCGCAGGGAGTATCAGTCTGGCCGTCGTGGGTGGCGAGACGCCCATGCCCGAAAATAGAGGCAATCGATTTGCAGTCGCTGGCGGACTGCTCCAGATGGCGATGGCGATCAGCGTTCTGTTCCTGCCGGTGTTCGCTATCTGCCTGCCACAGGGTCAGGAAATTGTCTGTCAGCGGCAGTCGTACATCCAGCAGGGCGGGAGCGTACTGGGCTTTGCTTTCTTGCTCCTGATGATTGTCGCCGGCGTCCTTGCGCTCGTCAGCACGAGAATCGAGAACGTTTCGCAAGCGGGTCGCCTTCGCTGGATCGCCGTGCTTCTCTCGGTGAGCTTCGTCATCGTCGGCGCGTGGAGCATCGGGCTGACTTTCGTACCCGGAGCGCTGCTTCTACTGCTATCCGCGCTGTTCAGTCGCTAAGGCGCAAGCCGAGACGCTAAAGGGATGCTACAGTTGTTGACTGTCTCAACCCGTCCGAGTTCGAGGGGCAGTGGCGCGTACAGCAGGCCGCAATCAGCGCTGCTCAGTTAACGATGGTGGTTTTCGTGTCCAACACTAGGGGTGCACTACAAGGCCGTAAGTGACAAATTCTTCGCACAGACCTGCGCGAACTATTCTATGACGACGAATTGGATGCGCCTGTCAATTTCCATCAAACGGACACGATCTCCCGATGACATGTTGTATCTACGCAGTTCACCTGGGTAGCGTCCCACTACCTCGAAGTGTGAATAAATCAGATTACTCGCGTCAACCCATTGAGGGTCGTAGGCATTCTCAAGCGTCGCGATGACTTCGCCCGTAGGAAACGCCGCCACCTCATAGGTGTATCCGTACAAGAACAAAAGAGAAGCGCCATCGGGAGAGAAGCTCACCGGATAAAACTGCACTGACGGATCATAAACCCCGTCAATCATATAGGATTCTGTATTGAGCGTATCAACATTTATGCGTGTGAATTTGCCCGCGCCTCCATCTGTCGTCAATATTTCGTCAGTGGATGGAATACGCGTCCAATATGGTGCATACGCTGGAAGTTCGATCCGGCTTGAATCTGCTGAATTCACGAGAAACGATGCTCCTTGAAGCGCACTGTTTCGAACATTCCCAATAAATTGATCGTCTCTCAACCACCCAATACTGTCGTAACCTGAAATTCCATATTTGTCGGCGCAGATCTGAGTCCTAAGGTCGAGTGTGCAGCGTTCGAGCAGGCCGTCGCGCGCAGCAGCGCTGATACTTTCAAGTTTTGTATCATAATGACTGACCAAAAGGAAATTGTCATCGGGGATACGGTCGATTTCAAACACATTGCGGGAGCTAAAAACGCTTCGCGCCGTACCCGCATCCACGTCAATCTCTAAAATCTGACTTTCCCCAGCAACCATTCCGCCGCAGCACCCCCCGCCTTCGAGAAGGTAGATGACATTACGCTGAGAATCAACTTCGAAGTCGAGAATTTGTCCAAGTTGTGTATGGTGCGTATATAACAGGTTGCTCTCCCCAGTGTAGGGATTCAGTGACCAAAACGTTTCTGCTTCATGATCCAGCACAACGACGGGCACACTGGTGTGCATCTCGCCTTGGATAACAGCGGATTGAGTAAACAAGATCGAAGCAATGCTGATAGTCATAACTATCTTGTGCAGCACTTGCCTCAGTTGATATTCAATTAGTCTGTTCACGAGATGGCCTTGACTGTAACGCAACGGGCTGGAGTCTCACTTGACCGCAGTAGAAGTGTTGGCGAACACTTGGAAATCGTGATCGAGGTTTACGGTATAAAGCCAGTGAACGCCGGATCGTCGCTAAAAAAGAATGTGCCGAACCGAAGCGAATTCGTTGGTCCGTGTCCCAAATAGATACCATCAAGCGTTCCGTATGGCACGCCTACAATTGCCAATGGCAACTGGTTGTCTGCATTCGTGAAAAACCTCAATACATCCTGACGTGGAATGCTATTGGCTGGGCTATTTGCTTGCCCTTGCCACGGCAAGCCAAAGAAGAACAATGCATACTCGAGCTGCGGAAATGAAGGTGGCGGTAACGGCGTGTTGTAGACCAGTGCTTCTGCGATCCTGCTTGATTGACCAATTGTCATCGTAAGATCGGACGAAGAACCTTCCGTATAACATTGGAACGCGTTCGTTTGCCGAATGACATCTAGCGCCGTATCAGGGAACCCGCCTGCACGCATACGCGCACGGATCACGTATGCGATATCGACCATTGCTTGTCGCATTTGCGTCGTATCAGTGTAACCGCCTGCTGCAGCCTCACAAGCAAGGACGAAACCGACCTGATACTCTGCGGATTCGTCTCCGGTTACGCATGTGCCGCCTCTGATACAGCCGGGACTGCCATATTTGAATGATCCGGGTTGCGTTGGAGCGGCTGGCACTAAAGATGGCATTTGCGATGCACAGCTCTGCGGCGAACCGTCTTGGAGAAGTTGTCGTGCGCCGTCAGTGCGTCGTATCCAGTCCTGTGAAGTGGCACACCCGGCAGCGTCTGTCGCTACTCTGACCCAGTTCGCGGGAGCAGGGCCGCCTGCAGTCGGGCTATCAGCCCTCTCTTCGCAATTTGTGAAGACTGTACCGCCTACGTAAGATCCAATAATGCTCCCGTAGAAACTGGGATGCGACCGTGCATTGACTGACGCCGCATCGCAGGGAACGAAAACATTTCCGCTGAATGTTGGAGTT
This genomic stretch from Candidatus Flexicrinis proximus harbors:
- a CDS encoding response regulator transcription factor; the protein is MYPIRLIFISTNALTRSGIAQLVIQADQTIEVVGVFSDFPAARKFLDDHPVDVFLIDEALPRHTNLVQEVKALCLEHLTVATIAILHRPTVSIVQQLLLRGVRGILEKDDNLERYLVQAIFLGKLRGLYLSPAISHLIDRQFKVPVKLEQRHIDVLRLLADGLQPKEIALHVGIGCKSVYRILQSLRDTFNAQSNAHLITVAHESNLFEAQSVD
- a CDS encoding tetratricopeptide repeat protein, which codes for MASIQTDLEIDLDTLQIRKGGKPIAFTPTESALLRVLIQHKNQTLSYKFLLQNVWGEVYGSEKNYLYAYKPQVGYQWVDKQDVETPDGRNPASQQNGYGSPPMPLTSFIGRERELALLEKMIRKRDVRLISLTGPGGIGKTRLSLELVALLNDPHHFTDGIYFIDLQTVDNAGLVISAIAQVFGIREKAEEELVSSLKSYLRDKNLLLILDNFEHVQAAAAQVLEVLKASRGVKFLITSREKFDLYGEHNFEVPPLSLTSHSVSAHGEMNALSEAVQLFVERAQAIYPYFELNPENAAIVQQICDRMDGLPLAIELTAVQSKRFTPQELLKRLDDRLQLLVGGQSDLPARHRTLQAAVDWSYRLLDASEQALFVSLSVFNGSFTLEAAQAVCARDAITGTQIAQMLISLRSKSLLSAQRDESRYVILGSFREYGHGLLDEQGAQELGRYHAAYYESLLAQSHLLLPDQRIERLKAEMGNLRAALKWALANNVRESALRISIGMYDLWLRLGNLREGRQRLFEVLDASEDLTSPLRAQALYCAGALADWLGEYQIVQSLYRESLRLYEAAGDATGTVSALLVLASALVNQGDYIEGRALSEQALHIAREHRNDSNTALALNNLGMIATYQGEALKARDCYAEALSLWQSMPKGPDAQGMAWALTGLSWVELLQAKYESAQDLITQSLDLYRQAADMLGTVIALTCESWIALYRADLTEARSKLENCLTLCRSLGLINLTLWPLVGLARIDLHHGNAPQVRASLEEALRLCQQLNYPPMTTWVYIAFGKLLRIEGDIETAFDYLDRGLMLSHKRDDKSALVTALEEFAAHFAAQNRVEPAAQLYGAAEALRETYGLPLPTIDRIEYIEVTRGLQSKASTAWKVHGLKGRSLVWDEVVQLITHRHKAPVTSPVAE
- a CDS encoding cell wall hydrolase gives rise to the protein MGKRNRLMNMQRHPAPNDRTRVQAEAQSSGDAESAVYYVHGPNGIHAQQEAVDWKWFAKDGLRSVRNVLSSNSEIQQSQNFDPFGNKIDSLGSQQTTFGYTGELTDENNLVYLRNRYYSPQPSTFTSQDQIEGNTDNSQSLNQYAYVDGNPVNRTDPSGQFSIPRSSMAFAGRAGLAPVVSHAAVTGTTDSLAVLKWVNNVINGCDVQQSPTPTFSGNVFVPCDAASVNARSHPSFYGSIIGSYVGGTVFTNCEERADSPTAGGPAPANWVRVATDAAGCATSQDWIRRTDGARQLLQDGSPQSCASQMPSLVPAAPTQPGSFKYGSPGCIRGGTCVTGDESAEYQVGFVLACEAAAGGYTDTTQMRQAMVDIAYVIRARMRAGGFPDTALDVIRQTNAFQCYTEGSSSDLTMTIGQSSRIAEALVYNTPLPPPSFPQLEYALFFFGLPWQGQANSPANSIPRQDVLRFFTNADNQLPLAIVGVPYGTLDGIYLGHGPTNSLRFGTFFFSDDPAFTGFIP